AGATCGACACCCGTGCCCTCCAGTTGCCAGCCGAGCCGGCGGAGCCGGGTGGCGGTCAGTTCCCCGGAGGCGGTGACCGCGACGGTGTCCGCCCCGGTCGCCTTGGCGGCGTCCGGGATGTTGCGGAACGATCCGGCCACCGGTACGTCGCCGAGTCGCTGCGGCACCGGGGCCAGCAGTGCGTCGGGTATGCAGGCACCGACCACCTGGTATCCGGCGTACGGCTCACGGCGCAACGTGTGCACCAGCTCGAGTACGTGCGGGGTGTCGCCGACCACCAGGACCCGGCGAAACCAGCCGCTGCCCTGTGCCCGGCGTCGGTGCAGGTACTTGCGGGCCCCGAACCGGCCGGCGACCAAGCCGACCGTGCCGACCGACAGGGCCACCGCCAGGTAGCCACGGCTGATCTCGACGCTGGCGACGTACCCGATGATCGCCACGGTGCCGGCGAGTCGCAGGCTGGCGGTGATCACCCGCCGGTACTCGTCGGCGCCGTAGCCGAGCACCCGGTCGTCGTAGCATCGCAACAGCTTCAGCGACCCCAGCCAGGCCACCATCAGCAACGGTGTCACCAGCACGTACGGCAGATCTGCGCCGGTGGCCTGGTCGGTACCGAAACGCACCAGGTAGCCGGCTAGGACTGCAACACTGAGGATGCAGAAGTCGAGGGCGGCGATCGCCCGAATGTAGGCACGCTGACGCGCGTGCAGGACTGTGATTGGTGCCTCCGGAGTGGAGTCCGGTTGCACCACCACAGCATTGACCAGTGTCGCCGACGTCACTAGCCCTCCCCAGCTCGCTCGAGTCGACGCGTCCCCCCGGGCACCTGGCTGGCCCGTCGTTGGTACCGGCGGTGCCAGGGCACCCCGATATCTTGGCGCACCTGATGGTACGGCCGAAGCTAGCGACAGATTACTGTCACAAGACCAGTTGATCTCCACATCAGAAGTACAATATGGAGCCACTTCACAACCCTGAGTGAGAATCAATTGGGAGGAAGTTCATCAAATCGCCCACTTGGTCTCCCGATTGTCTAGTCAGCGGAGTGTCATGTCGACGATCAGCGGACCACAGTCGGCCGAAGCGCGATCGCCTTGAGGAGGATGTCGCCGATGTTGGCCGGATCCTCCGTCACGAAGACACCTCCACCCGTGGTATTGGTGATCGACTCCAGTTCCTCCTGACTGACCTCGTCGCCGATTCCGATGAAGATGACCTGGATCGGTCGCTGCGGGTCGGCCGCGTCGGCCAACTGTGCGAGCAGCTGATCCCTGGTCAACCCGTTGTCGTCCTCGTTCCTACCATCAGTGAAAACCACCACCGAGTTGACACGCCCGGGTGCCCAGTCTTCCTGCACCGCGAGGTACGCGGCGAGGGTGGTGTCGAACAAGCCGGTGTTGCCGTTGCGCTTCGGCACGACCTGCGGCAGGGCTGCCTCGAGAACGGCCCGCTGGCTGCTCAACGGCCCGATCGGCACCAGCTCCCGCCAGTCCTGGGTGCCCTGCAGCTCGGTGGAGAAGATCCACAGCCCGAGCGCCCAGGAGTCGTCGAACAGCGCCATGCCCCGGCGGGCGGCTTCCCTGGTCACGTCGGCCCGGCTGGCGTCGTTGGCCGTCGGTACGGGCTGCAGCATCGAACCCGAGACGTCGATCACCGCCAACATCCGGGCGGGCAGGGTCACCGCGGTCCAGGTGGCGAGCGCCCGGTCGATCACCACCGGGTCGAGCCCACCCGCCGCCGTACCGCCAGCATCGCCAGGCGCGGTCGTGACCGGGGCCGTTCCGGCCGGGCTCGGCGCTCCCTGGGGCGCGACGAATCCGGCGCCCCAGGTGCCGTCCGGCGACCGCAGACCCTGGTCGCCGAGGCGGTCGCGGAACAGGGCACCGCGCAGGACGTCGAAGAAGCCGGACGCGGCGGCGGCGGTCGCCGGGTCGGCGCCGGGCAGCACCGCGTACGGGTAGTCGAGCGACATCGGCGCCGGGTCCAGGTAGAGCGCGGCCAGCGCGATAGGTGGCTGGGTCGCGTTGTACTCGATGACGTCCTCCTCGGACAGCGCGGCGGCACCGAGCGAGGAGGCGATCGAGGCCGGATCGGCCGACCGGGGGAAGCGGGCCAGCAGGTCGTCGCGGAGCGCGGACCGGCCGGTGGCGAGGGTCCGCAGCGCGGCGGTGGTCGCCTGCTGCGCGTTCTCCCCCGCCTCACCGGCGGCCGCGGCGAGCGCGAGCAGACCGGCGAGCCCGGCGGCGTCCCGGGTGGGTTCGACGATCCCGGTCCGCAGGTCGGTGCCGGTGGTGATCTGCTGCAACAGATCGGTCCAGGTGAGCTGCTGGTTGGGCCAGCCGAGACCGGCGGCCAGCGGCTCCGGCATGGCGACCACGACGGGGCTGCGCGCCACCGACTCGGTGTTGGCGGGGGTGAATCCCGGAGCCAACGAGCCGAGCCGCAGCAGCCAGGTGGACGAGTCCGGCACCCACACGTCGGGCGCGACCGCCGTACCGCTGGCTTGCCCGACGCCGGCCAGGGCGACGCCGTGCTGACCGGCGACCACGGCCGCGACGTCGACCGGATCGGTGGCGGTGATCTCGATCGCCACGCAGGTGTCACCGACCGCACCGCCGTCGGTACGCCACTGGTCGGCGGCGGCCCGCAGGGCCGGCGCGACCTCGGGCGCGGCGGACAGCGTCAGGGGCAGTTCACCAGAGCACGACGATCCGGCGAATCGCTGATAGCCCAGCCATCCTCCGGCGGCAACGACGACAAGCGCCATCACGGCCGCGATGGCGCCTGTTCCGCTGACCTTACTTCGCATCCGATGGCGGCCTGGCACGGTCCCATACTCCGGATCCGCAGGCCAGGGTGGTAGGTACGTTCGGACGATAGTTACGGAGCAGAAACACTGGCGGACCGTTTAGTGACTTGCGGTAGTGACGCCACTTCCGTTAGTGCCGCGAAACCGGCAACTCGGCCATGACCTCCAGAAACACCCGGCCGGTGGCGCACCACCCGATCGACCTTGGGTCACCAGGGAACAGGCAACACGCACGTGGGGGTCAGGACCGGCACCGAATCACCGAGCGCAACCGGAACACCACTGGAATCGTCAATCACATAGACGCCAATCGAATCTGAACGCTCGTTAGCTACATAGAGGTGCGGCCCGATCACAGCGAAATGCCGGGGCCACCGACCACCGGTGGACACCTCGGCCACGTACCGAGGGGCGGCGGCGTCGGCGAGATCGAACACCGCGATCGTGTCGACGCCACGGTTTGCCACGTACAGGAAACGCCCGTCCGGCCGTACCGCGATCTCCGAAGGCTGCACCGGCCCATGCTCGGCGCTCGCCGCGACCCGCTCGCGCTCGACCAGGCCGCCGGTCCCGTCGATCTCGTACGCCGTGACCGACGCGTCCAACTCGCCGACCAGGTAGGCGTGCCCGCCGGCCGGGTGCCGGGCGAGGTGGCGTGGGCCACCGCCAGGCCGGGTAGGCGACGCCGGGTCGGGTTCCGCCAGCGTGCCGGTGGCCGGATCGAGCAGGTAGCGGTGCACGGCATCCGCTCCCAGGTCCACGACGTACAGTCCCGGTCCTCCCGGATCCGGCGACACCATGTGCGCGTGCGGCCCCTCCTGCCGTCCGGAGTCAGGCCCGGAGCCGGTGTGCTGCCGCAGGTCGCTACGGGGCTCGACGGCTCCGGTGTCGGTCAGCGGATGCACCGCGACGCCGCCGCTGCCGTAGTTGGCGCTGACCAGATGGCCCCCGGTGCCGGCGACCGCCAGGTGGCACGGGCTCGACCCGCCGGTGTCCTGGCTACCGAGCGGATGCAGTTCGCCCTCGTCGTCCACGGACCAGGCTCCCACCGCGCCCTGCTCGACCTCGCTGACGGCGTACAGGACCCGTTGGCGTGGGTGGCGGGCGAGAAACGACGGGGACGCCGTCCGCGCCACCACGGTCGGCGGCTCCAGCCATCCGGTCGCCGGATCCCGGCGGGCCCGCATGATGCCGGCGCCGCGCCCGTCACCGTCGGCCGTGTAGCAGCCGAGGTAGACGGTCGTCACCGACGATGATCGATCCACGTTCACCCGAATTCCTCTCTTCTCCACCCGCCGACGATCCTATAGGATCTTTGATCTACCCCGGCTGGTTGCCGGCCAACCACGAGGAGTACGCGTGCGGCCCGCCCGTCGACTCACCCTCACCGACGAGGTGTACGAAGCCGTCCGTGCCCAGGTGATGGATCACGTCGTCGCGCCCGGCGCCCGGATCAACATCGACGCCCTCGCCCGCGAACTGCGGGTCTCCCCCACCCCGGTCCGGGAGGCCCTCGCCCGCCTCGAAGCCGACGGCCTGGTCCGCAAACGTCCGCTGGTCGGCTACACCGCCACCGGACTGCTTACCCGCGACGAGTTCGACGAACTCGTCGACATGCGGCTGATCCTGGAGAGCGCCGCCGCGCGCCGGGCCGCCGACCGGCGCCGCGAGATCGACATCGACCGGCTGCGCGACGCGGCCGACCTGCCCGGCCCGGTGCCGGACACCCAGGGGTACGCGAGCATCGCCGCCTTCACCGCCCAGGATGCCCGGTTCCACCACCTGCTGGCCGAGGAATCCGGCAACCGGATGCTGCACGACGCGGTCGTCCGGCTCCGCCCGCACCTGCACCTGTTCCGGCTGCATTTCCCCACCACCCACTACCAGACCAGCGAAGCCGAACACCACCGGATCGTCGACGCCGTCGCCGCCGGCGACCCGGACCGGGCGGCCGACGCGGTACGCGACCACCTGCTCGCCGCCCGGGCCCGCCACCTGCCCCACTTCCGGCAGGCGTGACATGCGGATCGCTCTCTTCGTGACCTGCGTCAACGACCTGCTCTTCCCCGGCACCGGGCAGGCCGTGGTCCGCCTGCTGGAACGGCTGGGGCACACCGTCGAGTTCCCGCTCGGGCAGACCTGCTGCGGCCAGATGCACGGCAACAGCGGCTACCGTACCGAGGCGATGCCCCTGGTCCGCGCCTTCGTCGAGGCGTTCGAGGACCACCCGGTGGTGGTGGCGCCCTCCGGCTCCTGTGTGGCGATGGTCCGGGAGACGTACCCGCGACTGGCGGCCGGCGACGCGGCGCTGGCCACCGCCGTGCGCCGGCTGACACCCCGGGTGTACGAGCTGTCCGAGCTGCTGGTCGACGTGCTCGGGGTGACCGACGTCGGGGCGTACTTCCCACACCAGGTCACCTACCACCCGACCTGTCACGGGATGCGGATGCTGCGGCTCGGCGACCGCCCGCTGCGGCTGCTGCGCGCGGTCCGCGGACTCGACCTGATCGAGCTGCCCGACCAGCGAGAGTGCTGCGGATTCGGCGGGACCTTCGCGGTGACCAACGCGGCGGTGTCGGCGGCGATGACGGCCGACAAGTGCCAGGCCGTCACCGACACCGGCGCCCGATATCTGGCCGCAGCCGACAACTCCTGCCTGGCGCACATCGGCGGCGGACTGTCCCGTCGAGGCTCCCCGGTCCAGGTCGTCCACTACGCGCAGATCCTGGACAGCACCGCCACGGAGGGGCCATGACCGGAACCGGCAACATCGTGACGCGGCTACCGTTCCCCACCGCAGCCGCCCGCGAACTCGACGACGCCCAACTCCGGGCGAACCTGCACCGCGCCACCCGTACCATCCGCGACAAGCGGGAACGGGTCGTCGCGGAGGTGCCGGACTGGGAAGCGCTGCGGGCCGCCGGGGCGGCGATCAAGGACGACGTGCTGGCCCGACTGCCCGAACTGTTGGAACGCTTCGAGGCCGCCGCCACCACCGCCGGCGCGCGGGTGCACTGGGCCCGGGACGCGACCGAGGCCAACCAGGTGGTGACCGAACTGGTCCGGCGGGCCGGTGCCGACCAGGTGGTCAAGGTCAAGTCGATGGCGACCCAGGAGATCGGGCTCAACGAAGCACTGGCCGCAGCCGGCG
The sequence above is a segment of the Solwaraspora sp. WMMD406 genome. Coding sequences within it:
- a CDS encoding sugar transferase; translation: MVVQPDSTPEAPITVLHARQRAYIRAIAALDFCILSVAVLAGYLVRFGTDQATGADLPYVLVTPLLMVAWLGSLKLLRCYDDRVLGYGADEYRRVITASLRLAGTVAIIGYVASVEISRGYLAVALSVGTVGLVAGRFGARKYLHRRRAQGSGWFRRVLVVGDTPHVLELVHTLRREPYAGYQVVGACIPDALLAPVPQRLGDVPVAGSFRNIPDAAKATGADTVAVTASGELTATRLRRLGWQLEGTGVDLVLAPALTDVAGPRIHTRPVAGLPLIHVEAPEFRGTRKLVKGFVDRSISLLALTLAFPVLALLALAIKLDSRGPVIFKQVRVGQGGEEFHVFKFRTMVVNADALLAELAAKNETDGLMFKMRDDPRITRVGRFLRKYSLDELPQLANVLFGHMSLVGPRPPLPSEVARYDGDVARRLLVKPGMTGLWQVSGRSDLSWEDGIRLDLYYVENWSLASDLTILWKTFGAVVNGRGAY
- a CDS encoding substrate-binding domain-containing protein, which gives rise to MALVVVAAGGWLGYQRFAGSSCSGELPLTLSAAPEVAPALRAAADQWRTDGGAVGDTCVAIEITATDPVDVAAVVAGQHGVALAGVGQASGTAVAPDVWVPDSSTWLLRLGSLAPGFTPANTESVARSPVVVAMPEPLAAGLGWPNQQLTWTDLLQQITTGTDLRTGIVEPTRDAAGLAGLLALAAAAGEAGENAQQATTAALRTLATGRSALRDDLLARFPRSADPASIASSLGAAALSEEDVIEYNATQPPIALAALYLDPAPMSLDYPYAVLPGADPATAAAASGFFDVLRGALFRDRLGDQGLRSPDGTWGAGFVAPQGAPSPAGTAPVTTAPGDAGGTAAGGLDPVVIDRALATWTAVTLPARMLAVIDVSGSMLQPVPTANDASRADVTREAARRGMALFDDSWALGLWIFSTELQGTQDWRELVPIGPLSSQRAVLEAALPQVVPKRNGNTGLFDTTLAAYLAVQEDWAPGRVNSVVVFTDGRNEDDNGLTRDQLLAQLADAADPQRPIQVIFIGIGDEVSQEELESITNTTGGGVFVTEDPANIGDILLKAIALRPTVVR
- a CDS encoding lactonase family protein — its product is MNVDRSSSVTTVYLGCYTADGDGRGAGIMRARRDPATGWLEPPTVVARTASPSFLARHPRQRVLYAVSEVEQGAVGAWSVDDEGELHPLGSQDTGGSSPCHLAVAGTGGHLVSANYGSGGVAVHPLTDTGAVEPRSDLRQHTGSGPDSGRQEGPHAHMVSPDPGGPGLYVVDLGADAVHRYLLDPATGTLAEPDPASPTRPGGGPRHLARHPAGGHAYLVGELDASVTAYEIDGTGGLVERERVAASAEHGPVQPSEIAVRPDGRFLYVANRGVDTIAVFDLADAAAPRYVAEVSTGGRWPRHFAVIGPHLYVANERSDSIGVYVIDDSSGVPVALGDSVPVLTPTCVLPVPW
- a CDS encoding GntR family transcriptional regulator, encoding MRPARRLTLTDEVYEAVRAQVMDHVVAPGARINIDALARELRVSPTPVREALARLEADGLVRKRPLVGYTATGLLTRDEFDELVDMRLILESAAARRAADRRREIDIDRLRDAADLPGPVPDTQGYASIAAFTAQDARFHHLLAEESGNRMLHDAVVRLRPHLHLFRLHFPTTHYQTSEAEHHRIVDAVAAGDPDRAADAVRDHLLAARARHLPHFRQA
- a CDS encoding (Fe-S)-binding protein is translated as MRIALFVTCVNDLLFPGTGQAVVRLLERLGHTVEFPLGQTCCGQMHGNSGYRTEAMPLVRAFVEAFEDHPVVVAPSGSCVAMVRETYPRLAAGDAALATAVRRLTPRVYELSELLVDVLGVTDVGAYFPHQVTYHPTCHGMRMLRLGDRPLRLLRAVRGLDLIELPDQRECCGFGGTFAVTNAAVSAAMTADKCQAVTDTGARYLAAADNSCLAHIGGGLSRRGSPVQVVHYAQILDSTATEGP